A stretch of the Carassius carassius chromosome 6, fCarCar2.1, whole genome shotgun sequence genome encodes the following:
- the LOC132142834 gene encoding B-cell receptor CD22-like isoform X1, with protein MFFRMFCLFSLVSLLLIPVICNKGWDINYSSKTKCALKGSTVTVSGTYKHPNHLTVTEIFWTVNPSKRQGINLMTLPDYRDRVQYFPNKEDRMFFLKLSNVTHEDEGMYCIRILAGVEDQRFLGYPGIELNVTELRVEIPAEIIEGASPVLFCRTTCDLSDKTDFTWYKNGKRLSESIVSDQLLLRSVSRDDTGNYSCALRDQKHLSSPAVTLSVRLFLYFSDPPQSVSVSISPSGVIVEGDSVTLSCSSDSNPPALIFRWFKENQSSAVGSRQSFIISSFNSSHSGRYSCEAQNQHGSQRSDSVSVAVEESRSALIWVVGGISAAVVLMSVILMVFIGLLIRRKRATPSEEQNPRGSAHSKTPGAPEDTYMTLDPKSRCSEYDTLDNMKRSCENTDDPEAQDPTYYNSDK; from the exons ATGTTTTTCAGAATGTTTTGTCTTTTCTCTCTGGTTTCTCTGCTGCTGATTCCTG TGATCTGCAACAAGGGATGGGATATTAACTACTCCAGTAAGACAAAATGTGCTCTAAAGGGTTCAACAGTAACTGTATCAGGCACTTATAAACACCCAAATCATCTCACAGTGACAGAGATATTCTGGACTGTAAACCCATCTAAACGACAGGGTATCAATCTGATGACTCTTCCAGATTACAGAGACAGAGTTCAGTACTTCCcgaataaagaagacagaatgttCTTTCTCAAACTCAGTAATGTGACACATGAAGATGAAGGAATGTACTGCATCAGAATCCTGGCAGGTGTAGAAGATCAAAGATTTCTGGGTTATCCTGGGATTGAGCTCAATGTGACAG AGCTCAGAGTGGAGATTCCTGCAGAGATCATTGAGGGAGCATCACCTGTTTTATTTTGTAGGACCACCTGTGACCTATCAGATAAAACAGACTTCACCTGGTATAAAAATGGCAAGCGTTTATCAGAATCGATCGTCTCAGATCAGCTGTTGCTGCGGTCGGTCAGCAGAGATGATACGGGAAACTACAGCTGTGCACTGAGAGATCAGAAACATCTGTCGTCTCCTGCCGTCACTCTCAGCGTCAGAT tatttttatatttttcagatccTCCACAGAGCGTCTCGGTGTCCATCAGTCCGTCTGGTGTAatagtggagggagattcagtgactctgagCTGCAGCAGTGATTCAAACCCTCCTGCTCTCATCTTCAGATGGTTTAAGGAGAATCAAAGCTCAGCTGTTGGATCTAGACAGAGTTTCATCATCTCCAGCTTCAACTCCAGTCACAGCGGACGCTACTCTTGTGAGGCTCAGAATCAACACGGATCTCAGAGATCAGACTCTGTTTCAGTCGCTGTTGAAG AAAGCCGCTCAGCTCTGATCTGGGTCGTGGGGGGGATCTCTGCAGCTGTTGTCCTGATGTCTGTGATTCTGATGGTCTTCATCGGGCTCTTGATCAGAAG GAAACGAGCGACTCCATCAGAAGAGCAAAACCCCAGAGGATCAGCACACAGTAAGACG CCGGGGGCTCCTGAGGACACCTACATGACCCTTGACCCCAAGTCCAGATGTTCTGAATACGACACACTGGAT AATATGAAGAGATCCTGTGAAAACACAGACGACCCTGAAGCTCAGGATCCTACATATTATAACTCTGACAAATGA
- the LOC132142834 gene encoding B-cell receptor CD22-like isoform X2 produces MFFRMFCLFSLVSLLLIPVICNKGWDINYSSKTKCALKGSTVTVSGTYKHPNHLTVTEIFWTVNPSKRQGINLMTLPDYRDRVQYFPNKEDRMFFLKLSNVTHEDEGMYCIRILAGVEDQRFLGYPGIELNVTELRVEIPAEIIEGASPVLFCRTTCDLSDKTDFTWYKNGKRLSESIVSDQLLLRSVSRDDTGNYSCALRDQKHLSSPAVTLSVRYPPQSVSVSISPSGVIVEGDSVTLSCSSDSNPPALIFRWFKENQSSAVGSRQSFIISSFNSSHSGRYSCEAQNQHGSQRSDSVSVAVEESRSALIWVVGGISAAVVLMSVILMVFIGLLIRRKRATPSEEQNPRGSAHSKTPGAPEDTYMTLDPKSRCSEYDTLDNMKRSCENTDDPEAQDPTYYNSDK; encoded by the exons ATGTTTTTCAGAATGTTTTGTCTTTTCTCTCTGGTTTCTCTGCTGCTGATTCCTG TGATCTGCAACAAGGGATGGGATATTAACTACTCCAGTAAGACAAAATGTGCTCTAAAGGGTTCAACAGTAACTGTATCAGGCACTTATAAACACCCAAATCATCTCACAGTGACAGAGATATTCTGGACTGTAAACCCATCTAAACGACAGGGTATCAATCTGATGACTCTTCCAGATTACAGAGACAGAGTTCAGTACTTCCcgaataaagaagacagaatgttCTTTCTCAAACTCAGTAATGTGACACATGAAGATGAAGGAATGTACTGCATCAGAATCCTGGCAGGTGTAGAAGATCAAAGATTTCTGGGTTATCCTGGGATTGAGCTCAATGTGACAG AGCTCAGAGTGGAGATTCCTGCAGAGATCATTGAGGGAGCATCACCTGTTTTATTTTGTAGGACCACCTGTGACCTATCAGATAAAACAGACTTCACCTGGTATAAAAATGGCAAGCGTTTATCAGAATCGATCGTCTCAGATCAGCTGTTGCTGCGGTCGGTCAGCAGAGATGATACGGGAAACTACAGCTGTGCACTGAGAGATCAGAAACATCTGTCGTCTCCTGCCGTCACTCTCAGCGTCAGAT atccTCCACAGAGCGTCTCGGTGTCCATCAGTCCGTCTGGTGTAatagtggagggagattcagtgactctgagCTGCAGCAGTGATTCAAACCCTCCTGCTCTCATCTTCAGATGGTTTAAGGAGAATCAAAGCTCAGCTGTTGGATCTAGACAGAGTTTCATCATCTCCAGCTTCAACTCCAGTCACAGCGGACGCTACTCTTGTGAGGCTCAGAATCAACACGGATCTCAGAGATCAGACTCTGTTTCAGTCGCTGTTGAAG AAAGCCGCTCAGCTCTGATCTGGGTCGTGGGGGGGATCTCTGCAGCTGTTGTCCTGATGTCTGTGATTCTGATGGTCTTCATCGGGCTCTTGATCAGAAG GAAACGAGCGACTCCATCAGAAGAGCAAAACCCCAGAGGATCAGCACACAGTAAGACG CCGGGGGCTCCTGAGGACACCTACATGACCCTTGACCCCAAGTCCAGATGTTCTGAATACGACACACTGGAT AATATGAAGAGATCCTGTGAAAACACAGACGACCCTGAAGCTCAGGATCCTACATATTATAACTCTGACAAATGA
- the LOC132141716 gene encoding CXADR-like membrane protein, which yields MYCLKILTDVEKQGYLFYPGPELKVTELRVEVPAEIIEGASAVLFCRTTCDLSGLTFRWFKENQSSAVGSRQSFIISSFNSSHSGRYSCEAQNQHGSQRSDSVSVAVEESRSALIWVVGGISAAVVLMSVILMVFIGLLIRRKRATPSEEQNPRGSAHSKTPGAPEDTYMTLDPKSRCSEYDTLDNMKRSCENTDDPEAQEAAYEDIV from the exons ATGTACTGCCTCAAAATCCTGACAGATGTAGAAAAACAAGGATATCTGTTTTATCCTGGGCCTGAGCTCAAAGTGACAG AGCTCAGAGTGGAGGTTCCTGCAGAGATCATTGAGGGAGCATCAGCTGTTTTATTTTGTAGGACCACctgtgacctctcaggtctgacCTTCAGATGGTTTAAGGAGAATCAAAGCTCAGCTGTTGGATCTAGACAGAGTTTCATCATCTCCAGCTTCAACTCCAGTCACAGCGGACGCTACTCTTGTGAGGCTCAGAATCAACACGGATCTCAGAGATCAGACTCTGTTTCAGTCGCTGTTGAAG AAAGCCGCTCAGCTCTGATCTGGGTCGTGGGGGGGATCTCTGCAGCTGTTGTCCTGATGTCTGTGATTCTGATGGTCTTCATCGGGCTCTTGATCAGAAG GAAACGAGCGACTCCATCAGAAGAGCAAAACCCCAGAGGATCAGCACACAGTAAGACG CCGGGGGCTCCTGAGGACACCTACATGACCCTTGACCCCAAGTCCAGATGTTCTGAATACGACACACTGGAT AATATGAAGAGATCCTGTGAAAACACAGACGACCCTGAAGCTCAGGAGGCTGCGTATGAAGACATTGTTTAa